The nucleotide window AGCACCACCGAGCCGTCGCCCATGATGGTCGCCCCGGAGATGCCGCGCATGTCGAATTCCGAGAGGTAGGCGCCCAGGGGCTTGATGACGATCTCCTGGCGCTCCAGCAGCCGCTCGACAATGAGCCCCAGCCGGCGCTCGTTGTCCTGGAGGATGACGATGGGCACGATGTCCCGATCGCCCTGCTCCACGGGCAGTTCGAGGACCTCGGCCAGCTCCACGATGCCCAGGACCTCGCCGCGCAGGGTCACGCACTTGCGCTTGTTGACCTCGGTCATGCGCTTGAGCTCGATCTTGGTCGTCTCGGACACGGAATCGAGCGGCAGGGCGTAGATCTGGCCGGCGACCACGACCATCAGCGCGTCGATGATGGCCAGCGTCAGCGGCAGGGCCAGGGTGAACTTGGTGCCCTTGCCCACTTCGCTGGTCACGTTGACCGTGCCCTTGAGGTTCTTGATGTTGGTGCGCACCACGTCCATGCCCACGCCCCGGCCCGAGATGTCGGTGATTTTTTCGGCCGAGGAAAAGCCGGGCAGGAAGATGATGTCCACGGCGTCCCGGTCGTCCAGGGCCTTGGCCTCTTCCGGGGTCATGAGGTTCTTTTTGACCGCCACCTCGCGCATCTTGGCCGGGTCGATGCCCTTGCCGTCGTCCTCGATCTCGATAGCCACGGAATTGCCCCGGTGGTAGGCCCGCAGCCACACCCGGCCCACCGGCGGCTTGCCGGCGGCCACGCGCTCGGCCTCGGTCTCGATGCCGTGGTCCACGGAATTGCGGATGAGGTGCACCAGGGGATCGCCGATGACCTCGACCACGGACTTGTCGAGTTCGGTCTCCTCGCCTTCGGTGATCAGCGTCACTTCCTTGCCCGACTTGCGGGACAAATCGCGCACCAGGCGGGGAAACCGGGAAAAGACCGTGGACACGGGCACCATGCGCACCTTCATGATGGTGTCCTGCAAGTCGTCGGAGATGCGCGCCATGGAATAGGTGGTTTCCGTGAGCTGCTGGCCGATGTGGGTCACGTCGTTTTTGCCCTCTTCCAGGGAACGGGCCAGCATGGCGAAGCGGTTGCGGTTGATGATGAGCTCGCCGATGAGGTTCATGAGGTGGTCGAGCTTTTCGTGGTCCACCCGGATGGTGGCCGAGACTTTGGGCTTGCCGGCGGCATCGCCGGCCGGTTCGGGCGCCGCAGTCGGCTTGGGCGCGGCCTTGGGGGCCGGGGCTGGCTTGGGCGCCGGGGCGGGTTTCGGCTCGGGCCGGGGCGCCGGGGCGGGTTCGGGTTTCGGTTCCGGCTTGGGCGCGGGTTTGGGCTCGGGCGCGGGCTGCGGCTTGGGTTCGGCCTGCGGCTTGGGTTCGGCCTTTGGCGGCGCGGCCGGTGCGGGGGCCGGGGCCGGGGCCGGGGGCGCGGCCGGGGCGGCGGACGCCTTGCCGGCGCGCAGGCCGGCCAGGGCATTGGTGAGCATGTCGCCCAGGATGGCGCATTCCTGGCGCAGCATGTCCAGGAGCAGGTCGAAGGACAGGCCCTGCTTGCGCGCCTGGGCCACGATGCCGGCGGTGCGCTCGGCCTGGACCTTGAGGTCGGCCAGGCCCATGTAGCCCGAGGAATTCTGGATGGTGACCAGGGCCCGGTACAGGCCGTCGACCATCTCCTTGGAGTCGGGGTTGTCGGCCAGGCCGGCCAGGGCCTGGGCCATGTAGACGACCTGCTGGTCGATGGTGCTCTCGAAAACGGCCACATCCTCGGGGTCGTAGCCCGGGGCGGCGGGTTTTGGGGCCCGGGTGGCGGGCGCCGGCGCCGGCTCGGGTTCGGGGGCGGGGGCGGGCGCGGCGGCCTGTTGCGGCGCGGGCTCGGGCGCGGGCGTCGGAGCGGCTTCGGGTTCGGGCGCGGCGGCCTGTTCCGGCTCGGGCTCGGGGGCGGCCTCGGGTTCAAGCACCTCGCCATCCTCGGTGGCCTGCTTGAGGCGGGCGACCAGGGGGCGGATGTCCAGGGGCGTGGCCGTGCTGGAGGTCGTCTCGATGTGGGAGACCAGGGCCTCGACCTGATCGACCACGGCCAAAAGCAGGTCGATCATGGGTCGGCTGGCGGTGATCTCGCCCTTGCGCACCCGGTTGAGCAGGGTCTCGGCCTCGTGGGTCAGGCCGTTGAGCTCCTTGTGACCGATGATGCCGCTGTTGCCCTTGAGGTTGTGGAAATACCGGAAGATGTCGTTGATGCTTTCGGATCGGCCGTCGCCTTCGGCTTCGAGTTCGAGCAGGGCGGCGTTGAGGCGTTCGATGATTTCCCGGGCTTCTTCCAGGAAATCGGCCATATGGCCCTCGCCGATGGAGGTCAGCGGATAGGTCTCGGGGACGAAAGGCGGCAGCTCCTCGAAAATTCGGGCGATTTTCGCCGCGGCCAGGGCGGCGGCCGAGGGGCCGGCGACGGCAGGCTCCGATGCCGCCCCGACGGCGGGCGCGGGCGCGGCGGGTTCGGGCGCGGCCTCGGCGATGTCCGCGGCGGGCGTGTCCTCGGCCGGGAAATCCCCGGCGCCGGTGACGGGCGGCGCGGCGGGCGCGGCGTGGCCCCCCTCGAGCTGGGCGGCGATGCGGGCGATGACCGGGGCGGTGTCCACCTGGCCCTCGTTGCCGGTCTGCTCGAGGTTCTCGATCATGGTGCGCAGCATGTCGGTCGCGGCCAGGATGACGTCCATGATCTCGGGATTGACGGGGATGTTGCCCTTGCGCAGCTCGTCGAGGATGTTCTCGGCCTTGTGGGCCAGGCCGTTGATGGCGTTTAAGCCCAGGAACCCCGAGGCGCCCTTGAGGGAATGCATGGGCCGGAAAATGTCGTTGAGGAGGCTTAAATTGCCCGGGTTGCGCTCCAGTTCGAGGAGGTTGGGCTCGATGGTTTCGAGATGCTCCCGTGCCTCCACGATGAAGTCGGCGAAAAGTTCCGGATCCATGAAATCCTGGCTCATCAAAGCACCTCGCGGCTGTCGACGGCGTTCGCCTTACCCCAGCAGCATCTTGACGTTGCGCACCATGACTTCGGGCTGGGCCGGCTTGACCATGTAGAGGTTGGCTCCGATGGACAGGCCGGCGTGGATGTCGCGTTCCTCGCCTTCGGTGGACAGCACCACGATGGGGGTGTCCCGATAGACTTCCTGCTCGCGCACGGTCTTGATGAAGGTGATGCCATCCATGCGCGGCATGTTGATGTCGGTGATGATGAGATCCACCTGGGGATCGGTATACAGCTTCTCCAAACCGTCCAGGCCGTCCTCGGCCGCGGTCACCTTGAAGCCTTCCTTGCGCATGATAAAGGCCACCAGGTTGCGCACGGTCTTGGAGTCGTCCACGATGAGGATATGCTTGGGCATCCGTCCTACCTCCTCAACTCTTCAAAACCTTTTGAAAAAGACTGTCAACGGAGAGGATGGCCACCAGGGCGTCGCCGACCTTGAGCAGGCCCGAAACCAGGTCCGAGGCCACGCCCACCCGGGCTTCCAGGCCCCATTCCACGTCCTGGCCCCTGGCCTGGTGCATGGTGGTCAACGACTCCACGGAAAGCCCCAGCAGCATGCCCCGGCACCGGCAGACGATGATGAACCGGTCCTCGCCGCGCGCCGCCGAAAAATCCATGACCCCGGCCAAATCGATCATGGGCACGATGCGGCCGCGCAGGTTGAGCATGCCCTTGACATGGGCCGGCGCGGCCGGGAGCCGGGTCACGGGCAGGGCCCGCAGCACTTCCTGGACCTGGGCGATGGGCACGGACAGTTCCTGCCCGGCCAGGCGGAAGCCGACCAGCTTGAATTCCTCGGCCCGGCGCAGGGCCTCTTCCAGGGCCTCGTCGTCGTCCGGCGCGGGGCGGCCCGCCGCCCCGTCGGCCGGCGCCTCCCCGGCCGGGCCGGGCGGCGGGAAAAGGGGGCCGGTGACCGTGGCCACGGCCGACGGGCGGGCCAGCCCTTCCCTGGCCAGGACCGCCTCGAAGTCCTCGCCCACGTAGCGCGAGAGAAACGCCCGCTCGGCCTCGCTGAAGCCACCGGGGCGATCTTCGGGCAAGGGCACGCTCTCCTTGAAATATTCTTCCAGGCTCGGACTCATAACGACAGGACCTCCCGACACAAGGCGGCGTATTCGCGGGCGCCCCGGCAATCCGGGGCCACGTCCTGGACCACGCGACCGGCGGCGCTGGCCTCGCGGAACTTGGTGTCCAGGGCGATGACCGTCTCGAACATGCGGCCGACGAACTTCTCGCGCAAAAGCGCCAGCACCCGCAGGCAGGCCCGGGCGCGGCGGTCGAACATGGTGGCCAGGGCCCGGTAGGCGATGGGCCGGGGCAGCACGGCATTGAGCGCCCGCATGGTCTCGAAGAGGTTGCGCACGCCGTGCAGGGCCAGAAAATCCGTCTGGATGGGGATGAGGCACAGATCCGCCGCCACGAGCGCATTGACCAGCACCACCCCGGTATGGGGCGGGCAGTCCAGCAGCACATGATCGTACGCCGGCCCCGAGGCCAAAGCTTCCTTGAGCAACACGCCCTTCCCCTTGCGATCCCGCAAATCCCAATCCATGTCCGCCAGTCCCGCGTGACTCGGCGCCAAATCGAAGTTCGCCCGGTCGGGCCGCACCAGCACCCGTTGCCACGGCACCGTCCCCGGGCTGTCCGCCCGGAACACCTCGGCCGACGTGGCGGCCACGGCCTCGGGAAAGATGCCCACGTGCGCCGAGGCGCAGGCGTGGGGGTCGAGGTCCATGACCAGGACCCGCTTCCCGGCCAGGGCCAGGGCCGCGGCCAGGGACAGGGCCGTGGTGGTCTTGCCCACGCCCCCCTTCTGGTTGGCTATGGCCACGATACGCGGTGGCAACGCCGGCCCTTCCCGTCATCGGCGCCCGCCGCCATGTCCGCTACTCCTCCTTGCCGTAGATGATGGCCCCGGGATAATGCTTGGGGCGAAAGGCCCGGGAGATGTTGTGCAAGGATTCCGAATGGCCGATGAGCAGTTGGCCGCCGGGCAGCAGGTTGTCGTAGAAGGCGGCGATGACGTTTTTTTTCATCTCGTCATCGAAATAGATGATGACGTTGCGGCAAAACACGATGTGGGAGCGTTCCACGCGCTTGAGCATCATCCGGTCGCTCAGGTTGATCGGGCCGAAGCTCACCAGCCGCTTGACCTCGGGCTTGATCTTGAAATTCGCCCCGTCCGGGGTGAAGTAGCGGGGCACGATCTCCTTGGGCGTGGTGCGCAGGCTGTAGTCGGTGTACACGCCTTCCCGGGCCTGGGCCAGCACGGCCTCGGACAGGTCGTTGGCCGTGATGCGGATGTCCCAGGCGGACAGTTCCGTGCGCAGCACCTCGTGGAGGATGATGGCGATGGTGTAGGGCTCCTCGCCGGTGGAGCAGCCGGCGGACCAGATGCGCAGCCGTTTCTGCCGGGCGGCCCGCAGCTTGTCCAGGACGTCCCTTAGCACCATGTCCTGGAAGACCTTGAGCTGGGGCGGATTGCGGTAAAAACTGGTCTCGTTGGTGGTGATGACCTCGAAAAGCCGGTTGAGCTCCTGGCGGCGGCCCGGGTCGTAGTTGAGGTAGGCGTGGTACTCGGCGAAGCTCTTGAGGTTGAGTTCCTTAAGCCGTGTCGCCAGGCGGTTCTCGACCAGGTACTTGCGGTTGTCGGCCACGAAAATGCCGGACTGGGCGTAGATGAAGTCCCGCAGTTGGGCGAACTCCGCATCGGAGATCTTGAGGTCCTTGCGCAGGGAAATCGTCTTGGAAAAAAGCGAGGTCATGGACTAGCGCTCCCCTTGCTCGTCCCGCAGTCTGGCCAGGCCGGCCTCGGCCGTGGCCACGAGTTCGGGGTCGTCGCCCGAGGCCAGCTGCAACAGCGCCTCGAAGGCCTCGGGTCCTCCGATCTCGCCCAGTGTCTCCACGGCCTTTAAAGCCACGAGCTTGCTCGCGTCCCCGGCCAGTTCCGTCAGGCGGCCCACGGCCTCGCGTTCGCCCCGGTTGCCCAGGGCCTCCACGGCCCGGATGCGCACCCAGTCGTCGGGGTCGGACAGGGCCTGTTCCAGGTACGGATAGATCTTGTCGCTGTCGCAGCCGCCGAGCAGCTCCACCACGGCCAGGCGCACGTCCCGGTTCTCGTCGGAAAGCCCGGCCACGATCAGCGGCAGGCCCTCCGCCTCGTGGCCGCACATGTCGGCCAGGGCCTCCAGGGCGATCTTGCGGATGTCCGGCACGGCGTCGCCCAGGGCCTCGCGGATGACGTCCATGTGGTCGCGCACGCCCATCTTGCCCAGGGCGTAGACGGCCATGAGCCGGTCCATGGGCTCCGGGCTGGCGAAAAGCTCCCGGAACCGGGCGTCGAGCTCCTCGCCGTCGATGGCCACGCAGGCCTCCAGGGCCGCCTCCTTGACCGCGTCCGAGGGATGGCCCAGAAGCCCGAAGATGGCCTCGCCGGCCTGGGCCAGGCGCAGCTTGTCGCCCAGAAACGACACCGCCTCGAGCAGCAGCGCCTCGTCGTCGCCGCCGAGCAGGTCCATGAAAAAGGCCGTGGCCTCCTCCCCGGCGATGGCGGCCAGGGCCTTGGCCGCCACGGGCCGCACGCCCGGGGGCAGGTCCGCGAAGGCGTCCATGACCAGGCCGGCGCACTCCGGGCACGGCAGGCCGGCCAGCACGTCCAGGGCGGCCAGGCGCCGGCCCTCGCCGCCGTGGCGCAGGGCCTCGCCCAGGGCCTCGGTCAGCCCCATGTCGCGCAGCGCCGTCACGGCGTGCTCGTAGCGTTCGGGATGGCGGTCCTTGTCGATGCGTCCGGCGTGCTCCAGGACGGCCGCCGCCGCCGCCTCGCCGCCGACGGTGCCCAGGCCCGAAACGGCCGCGTCCTGGACGTCCTCCTCGTCGTCGAGGAGGGCCGCGAGCAGATAGGTGCGGAAGCGTTCCCGCTCGGCCGCGGAAAGCAGGGTCAGGGCCTTGCCGCCGAGGATGCGCACCACGGCCTTGACGATCTTGTTGCGCAACACCTCCGGCGAGGCGTCCATGCGCTTTAAAAGCATGGTCACGGCCTTGATGTTGCCGATCTCGCCCAGGGCGTCGACGATCATGGAGGCCACCAGGTCCGAG belongs to Solidesulfovibrio sp. and includes:
- a CDS encoding chemotaxis protein CheW, with amino-acid sequence MPLPEDRPGGFSEAERAFLSRYVGEDFEAVLAREGLARPSAVATVTGPLFPPPGPAGEAPADGAAGRPAPDDDEALEEALRRAEEFKLVGFRLAGQELSVPIAQVQEVLRALPVTRLPAAPAHVKGMLNLRGRIVPMIDLAGVMDFSAARGEDRFIIVCRCRGMLLGLSVESLTTMHQARGQDVEWGLEARVGVASDLVSGLLKVGDALVAILSVDSLFQKVLKS
- a CDS encoding Hpt domain-containing protein, which codes for MSQDFMDPELFADFIVEAREHLETIEPNLLELERNPGNLSLLNDIFRPMHSLKGASGFLGLNAINGLAHKAENILDELRKGNIPVNPEIMDVILAATDMLRTMIENLEQTGNEGQVDTAPVIARIAAQLEGGHAAPAAPPVTGAGDFPAEDTPAADIAEAAPEPAAPAPAVGAASEPAVAGPSAAALAAAKIARIFEELPPFVPETYPLTSIGEGHMADFLEEAREIIERLNAALLELEAEGDGRSESINDIFRYFHNLKGNSGIIGHKELNGLTHEAETLLNRVRKGEITASRPMIDLLLAVVDQVEALVSHIETTSSTATPLDIRPLVARLKQATEDGEVLEPEAAPEPEPEQAAAPEPEAAPTPAPEPAPQQAAAPAPAPEPEPAPAPATRAPKPAAPGYDPEDVAVFESTIDQQVVYMAQALAGLADNPDSKEMVDGLYRALVTIQNSSGYMGLADLKVQAERTAGIVAQARKQGLSFDLLLDMLRQECAILGDMLTNALAGLRAGKASAAPAAPPAPAPAPAPAAPPKAEPKPQAEPKPQPAPEPKPAPKPEPKPEPAPAPRPEPKPAPAPKPAPAPKAAPKPTAAPEPAGDAAGKPKVSATIRVDHEKLDHLMNLIGELIINRNRFAMLARSLEEGKNDVTHIGQQLTETTYSMARISDDLQDTIMKVRMVPVSTVFSRFPRLVRDLSRKSGKEVTLITEGEETELDKSVVEVIGDPLVHLIRNSVDHGIETEAERVAAGKPPVGRVWLRAYHRGNSVAIEIEDDGKGIDPAKMREVAVKKNLMTPEEAKALDDRDAVDIIFLPGFSSAEKITDISGRGVGMDVVRTNIKNLKGTVNVTSEVGKGTKFTLALPLTLAIIDALMVVVAGQIYALPLDSVSETTKIELKRMTEVNKRKCVTLRGEVLGIVELAEVLELPVEQGDRDIVPIVILQDNERRLGLIVERLLERQEIVIKPLGAYLSEFDMRGISGATIMGDGSVVLILDPHEIYLMSTPGGRSKA
- a CDS encoding protein-glutamate O-methyltransferase CheR: MTSLFSKTISLRKDLKISDAEFAQLRDFIYAQSGIFVADNRKYLVENRLATRLKELNLKSFAEYHAYLNYDPGRRQELNRLFEVITTNETSFYRNPPQLKVFQDMVLRDVLDKLRAARQKRLRIWSAGCSTGEEPYTIAIILHEVLRTELSAWDIRITANDLSEAVLAQAREGVYTDYSLRTTPKEIVPRYFTPDGANFKIKPEVKRLVSFGPINLSDRMMLKRVERSHIVFCRNVIIYFDDEMKKNVIAAFYDNLLPGGQLLIGHSESLHNISRAFRPKHYPGAIIYGKEE
- a CDS encoding HEAT repeat domain-containing protein, with protein sequence MVDCKDLCQRLGGDDPDVLRDAAYEAGENGCVEAVALLAGLLCSHNLGVQEAADRALRKIGGKEVVDAVKPLLRSDDAPIRNASMDILRAVGSQDFPTLIELLHDADPDIRIFASDILGSTDSRLAVAPLCEALLKDHEVNVRYQAAVSLGELAFVDAAACLGKALGDEEWVQFAVIEALSKIRDAASVGALVKALDKSSDLVASMIVDALGEIGNIKAVTMLLKRMDASPEVLRNKIVKAVVRILGGKALTLLSAAERERFRTYLLAALLDDEEDVQDAAVSGLGTVGGEAAAAAVLEHAGRIDKDRHPERYEHAVTALRDMGLTEALGEALRHGGEGRRLAALDVLAGLPCPECAGLVMDAFADLPPGVRPVAAKALAAIAGEEATAFFMDLLGGDDEALLLEAVSFLGDKLRLAQAGEAIFGLLGHPSDAVKEAALEACVAIDGEELDARFRELFASPEPMDRLMAVYALGKMGVRDHMDVIREALGDAVPDIRKIALEALADMCGHEAEGLPLIVAGLSDENRDVRLAVVELLGGCDSDKIYPYLEQALSDPDDWVRIRAVEALGNRGEREAVGRLTELAGDASKLVALKAVETLGEIGGPEAFEALLQLASGDDPELVATAEAGLARLRDEQGER
- a CDS encoding response regulator, producing the protein MPKHILIVDDSKTVRNLVAFIMRKEGFKVTAAEDGLDGLEKLYTDPQVDLIITDINMPRMDGITFIKTVREQEVYRDTPIVVLSTEGEERDIHAGLSIGANLYMVKPAQPEVMVRNVKMLLG
- a CDS encoding ParA family protein gives rise to the protein MPPRIVAIANQKGGVGKTTTALSLAAALALAGKRVLVMDLDPHACASAHVGIFPEAVAATSAEVFRADSPGTVPWQRVLVRPDRANFDLAPSHAGLADMDWDLRDRKGKGVLLKEALASGPAYDHVLLDCPPHTGVVLVNALVAADLCLIPIQTDFLALHGVRNLFETMRALNAVLPRPIAYRALATMFDRRARACLRVLALLREKFVGRMFETVIALDTKFREASAAGRVVQDVAPDCRGAREYAALCREVLSL